A region of Ornithorhynchus anatinus isolate Pmale09 chromosome 5, mOrnAna1.pri.v4, whole genome shotgun sequence DNA encodes the following proteins:
- the LOC114812219 gene encoding small vasohibin-binding protein, whose translation MDPSVRREKAKAKEPVNRLEKAKQKSAQQELKQRQRAEIYALNRVMTELEQQQFDAFCKQMQPSGE comes from the exons ATGGATCCGTCAGTGAGGAGGGAAAAGGCCAAAGCCAAGGAGCCCGTGAACCGGCTGGAGAAGGCCAAGCAGAAGTCAGCCCAGCAGGAACTAAAGCAGAGACAGAGGGCGGAG ATTTACGCTCTCAACCGAGTCATGACGGAATTGGAGCAGCAGCAGTTTGATGCATTCTGTAAGCAGATGCAGCCTTCCGGAGAGTAA